CTCTGGCCGATCACTAGACCTCGATGaacggctagaggaagaagtgaagaaaaagaaaacaaaataaatagaataaatcaTTAAACACCtccaagaaattttaaaatatcattagaaaTTGTCCGCGTCAACGTCTGATGCATCATGTAGAATGGCTAGCATCTATATCGGTGAACTCCTTgttaaaattaatcggatgaattgaatttgtacaattataaaaggtttagagctcaattagcaacaacaaaaaaatttatgactaaattgacaagtttataattttttttagtaattttctcgattgaaggttttttttttttttttttgttggtaattttctcgATTGAAGGTTATATGCAACGTGAAACGTCATATGTCGCTATCAGATGGGTTTGATAGATGTGAAACATTGTTCGCCAAAGTAGCATTGGACGTACTCAAATGGGATTATAAATTTCGATGCCTTTAAGTGACATAAGAGACTCTAATTGCGCATCGAAAATGACTCGACGCCTAATGTGCAAGTGGGCTTCACTCCACTTCGTGCATTCATCTCTCGTCTCCATCAAACACGGAGCAAGATGCCTCGAGTGTCTACAGATGGAGAGAGACGCCTGCGATGACGTTAATGAGCGAAGATAGGGACGACGAGGAGCGAGCACAACATTTGAACGGTTGCATAGCAACGGTGGAATTGAACTAGATGTTTTAGAAACGGACGAGCGACGTGCGTTCGATAGTTTAATGGGTTAAACGCAGCGCAAGCGTCTGGATTTCAAGAGTAAGTATTGGGTGCGTCCGGTTTAAGCGAGCCCAATTCGCGTGCGCCGGTGGATCACACGAACCGAACGCAtgcaagattttctttttctctctattgacCAACTTCTTGAAGTGTGCTAGCGAGGAGACGAGACCGGGCATGCAAGAAAATGACCAAATGAGCACGGGCAATTAAAACGAAAACGGGTCCAATTTGAGCAAATTTATAACAAGGTCAATAATAGATTAAAACCGAACGGGTCAAACACGAAAATAAACGTCTATTTTGGGCATGGAACGCAAGGCAACTATCAAGTCTTTGTCCTAAAGCCGCCGTCACGCGGTCCACATGACGGCAACCTGGCCAGTGGCGGGGGCTCCGCGGAGGAAGACTTTGGAGACAATTTCCAacgtttttctcttctttcctttttcttttttttttttgcgtaagCGTGTACAGACAATTCTACAATTTTCAATGACTCTGAtatgatattatttttttgataataacGGTCAACGTGGATGAAATTAATATCGGTAGATCAGCTCGATCCTTTATATTCAACTGAGGGGGACGAATCAAATTTGTGGGCCGAGTTGAGTTTCGTATGAAGCGTTTTTTAAGTGGGACATACGTGCCAATGCGAATTGGACATCGGTCATGAATTagtaaaacaaagaaggaaagagaatggacatttagatataatttttttttttctggtttagaGGATTCGTGTAATCCGACCTAAACAATTCCCATCGGTCTCGACTCTTGCTGTGGAAGAGAGAGCTCTAATAGTTGCCAAACAAAATGTAGAATTGGGATCTACTGACTCGGAAGAGAACTCTGTTCATAATATATTATTGTCGCGCTGTTAAGTATGTCTCGAGTTTTGGCCGACGTCTCGAGCGAGAATCAAAGCACGGAGATGGGGACACGACCGGAGGACTGAGCCGACACAAATTAATATTCGAGCTCGACTCAGCTCAAATATGCGAGCCTCGATACTCCGCTCGGGCTGGATCAAGTTTGACTTCTCATGTCTGAAGATCCACACGATGGAATGACCTAGAATTCTATTTCAGCCCAACCTTCCACGACCACCACTCTCACCTAATACCTCAAGCGTGATGCTTCAGCTTCCATGGATGAATTAATGAAAGCTTCCTTGTAATGTTGATGGCCCACGAAGCTAGTGATGCGCAAAACCACCCCAATGTAACAAACTTTGACAAATGTTGAACTTACATTAAATCGGAACTCGTCCAAATTTTTGGTACAGATCGCCCCATCTCGAAGAAAACCTCCACGGTCCACAAAGTTGGCAACTAGGGTTTCCTAGGACTTTGATCTGTTCTTGATTGTTTCTGGAAGAGATTCAAGTCTATCTATACATACACATTGTCGTATAAAGCAAACTGAAAAGATAATTTactgaatttttcttttgaatcgaAATAATCATTGTTTTTCTTCTCAGTAACATTACTTTCCTATTAATTATCCATGGACTTCTCTCCTCGTGCAACATTCAAGAGGAGAATATCAAAAAAGTGTTCCTTAAACATGTCTTAACTCTCACTTGAATGCgctctgaaaaatcacaatttaccatttgaaataattaaatttattaATATGTACGGTTTTTCCCCATTTTCAAAGTGTCATGGAATGAAGGTgttattttcacttttaatcAATTTGAGTAGTATCTTAGGGACACTTGTTAACGAGACACTCTTAAATTTGAGATTACAATTCCTTACCAGAAAATTTGCCAGCTAAGGACtgttctcaatttttcctctttttttttttttttgtaatatagGTCAAtttaagatatatatatttatttaatctTGTGTGGTTGGTTTTGCCCTAGTTTATTTCGCGTGTGCGTCCACCCGTTCATCAAATTCCTCTCTTAGCTACCGGCGAGGGCTCAGGAGCTCTCGGCCGGTGGCCAGCAGAGGTCTTTGGGCCTTGGCAGGTGGCCGACGTCCTCCTACTAgccctaacaaaagaaaagaaaagacatgaaaaaattctaaaaaaataagtaaaaatggaaaaatattatGTAAAAATTATGAAGGTCAGCACCCGCCCGCTAaagttggccgaatggacttaattaatgcaaatgcaaaatgtttagtattgaattggccaaaaaaaaaaagtttaaaattgaattgacacaatcacaatatgcttaggattttttttttatacatctCCCAAAGTTAGAGTTGTAAAATATAACTTATGAGTTAAGAGCCCCGTATTAGAAAGTCTagctcaaaagtttaaactattagaTGAAGACACAGTATAATTTTTATATGTTATATTCTAACAAGTCTCCTCACATGTATATTGAAATATGGTCTCAtcctaaaacatgaaaatatctaATTTGGGAGACAAATAGGggcttggaaagatttgaattaTAACTTAATGTTTTAACATCGTGCGAGaaagttttttaaaatattttaagcCTTTAAAACAAATGATAGTAGTCCCACAAAATCACTCATATTACTAGAGTCGCATTCTGCCCCAACTTATTTTGCGTGTGTGTTTACCCATTTGTCAAATTCCCCATGTTATTCACACTTCGACTAGCACATGAAAGTGGACGATGAAATATCTCACATCGCTTGATTATTGGGTTTATGTGCTCTTTATGTACATGTGGTCTTCATATGCCTTATAAactttaagtttttaaaacagCTGACATCGGTCCCACAAAAATTCCATGCTAAATTGTTAATGCACATGTCGAGAAAAACAAATAGTAGCACGGAATGATGCATCAATTCGATATAAACTTATATGAATTGGAATTAGTGCGCCGAGCACCATGAATAAACGTCTCAATAGAACTTAAAATTCTAGCAGAAATTCCAAGCTGAAAATAAACAGGAGTATGTAAGATACAACACAAGTGCTAGATTAGGGTACGGTGATCCCTGGCAGAAGCGTCCGGATAATTGTCAGCCACGAAGGACGTTAATCGGACCAACTCCGGAAATCGGGGAAGGCTTGTTATAACTTCAGAACCAATCTGAAAAAACGAGGTGCCGTTTTGGTTGGGGTTCGTGGAAAACGTTGTCAAAGAAGCTCATCTGATTCGACCTCGCACGACGGCGACAGATGTTAAATTATTACGGTTTGGCCCCAGGAACGTCAGCCGTGGTATGAAGATTATGAACGGCACGTAGCATCGTTGTCGTTTCACCATGACAATACACGGGGCACCCAATCGACGCTTAACAACTGGTCTCGTCTCATTAGATGCGTATCATCTTCGTAATGTCGTGTTCGTGACCCGTTGACTTTTGGAACAAAGCCTTAATTGCCATTTGACGAAGTGAACAATCGGAATTGAAAATTAGAGGCGCAATTAATTGTTGTTTGGCAagattttctcctctttttttttttaaagtgtgtGCTTATTGTGGAAAAATTGGCCAGTTGGGGCTTAGGGTTTGGTGAGGTTTTGACATACTCAATATTTTATAAGATGGCGGGATAGATTTACCTAGTTCAGGttatggaccaaaaaaaaaaaaaaggtctctctttttttaaaaaaaatcttcgaAACTCATTAAGGCCGTGtatgagaaatcaaatcatatatatatGATCGAATCCTCAAATGCCCAGAAAATGCCATGAAGTGTTTGAAAATGGTTGAAGTAGTTGAATAGGAGGATCGCTATGAGTATCGCCCTtggtaaatttaccaaaaacgaAAATGATTTATGTGATGTTATGGATGACTGGTTATGTAGAGACCGTTTCATCTTTATAGGTTAGTCCGGTCCATTGCTCTTCCCTTGTGCCTATTTCACTTTAAGTGGTTGGTTCACAGTATTGACGGGTTTGAGAAATAACACTAGAAAGtgtttttatgtttatttttattttttagcttgttATTAGGTTTTGGTGAAAAGGctattctttttcaaaaatttaatcttgaacgcgTGTCGTTTGATACGGTGGGTTGCtaggttgttgttgttgatgccCTTCGCGCTCGAAAGCCCGAGTCTGGTTCTCGTTTCGGGTATTCGAGCTTGATGGGCCAAATATGAACAGAAGTTCGAAGGTTTGCCGATGCGGACCGTGATCATTCATCTGCGCAAAAGGTCACCAAAAAGCCCACAAGCGTTCAGTCGAACAAATTTCGTCGTCGGTTGTGGTGGTACGTCATAACCGAAACCTGCCCAGAAAAGCCGTGCGAGCGTCGAGTTTGTTCTTGGGTTCTGGCGTTCATGAGAGGTCTGAAACTCGGTTCGGCTGTCTTCCCAACCTCCATCGTCTGATCACGAATGAAACTGCTTCAACTAACGTAGGACAAAGGACGAAGTCATTCCCTTTCCTCGCATTTCAGAAGGCGCAGAGAAGAGAAGCGAGACTCTGTTTCTTGTTCCCCCCACAACACCACACCACACCAACTTCTCATCAGCTCTCTGTTCGATCATTCCTGATGGACGTACACGACGAAACTGAGCGCATGGAGGACATTGCCAACGTCGCCGTCATGGCAATTACTCTGTTTATCCTCGCAGGCGTTGTCATTGGCGTTGTTGCCGGGATAGCCGAGCCCACAGGCAACATGGGCTAGGGATGATGCAAGTTTAAAGGTAAATATCCATAGGAACCGGCTGTTCTCAAAGGAGGCTTGTTCTTCGCATTCTCGGAACTCGTAGTTTGTGTCCTTTTTCACTTGCAAGTTTGAATGGTATAGCAGGCTGATCAAGAATGTGTGCACTATTATCATTTTACTAATTCCTGCAATGGGGACTTCTAAGTCACTAGATAGTTCGATATCGGGAGGAACGTTTCAGATCCTAGAGGCAAACAGACGGCGAAACCAAAGTCAATGTCGAGACATGAGGCAACCGATGAATGAACATAACAAGTAAGCATTAATTTGTTTATCTTTGTCGAAAGAAAAATTTCTGTGTACAAGTTATGGACATTGTTTACGGGTGCCACTGAACAATGAGAAGATTCTGATATAGTTTTACATCAATTTGTCGAAAAGGACATTAAGGACTGGAGAAATTTGCGGGAGAGGTTTGTTCCGCCGCTCATTTTCGCAAAGAATCAAATTCTCTAAGCAATTCAACTGTAGCTAAAGTCGGCATCAATCTTCCTCATCCACCTCATGAAAGGGAAGTGGCACTATCTTCACTGCTCTGAATTTTCCTGCGTTGTTCAAATGCTCATTCTCCAACCTGCATACAAGTGGGAGAAATTTAGCAATCGTTTGTGCATCTGTAATGGAACTATTCTTATCTGCTCGCATATTCGGCAACACATGAGCATGCATACGATTGAGAATAACAGTTGGAATCAAAGTTACCTGTAGAAATTCCAAAGTCCTCTCCGAGTAACTTCAAGGGCTGCTAAAAATAGCCCCGTCACGCGGTAATCGACATGCTCGAAGCTGTAGTGAAGAACTGTTTGCAGCCAAGCAAGCCTGAGAATGAGGTTCAGACCCTGCATGACATACAATAATTTTTGTCACAGAATGATGTTGAAATCAAAGATCATCAAGTTGCTTCAATGAAAGAACCCGACATCTGCTGAAATCATAATTGGTGTTTTGCAAAAATCTCTCTTATCATCTTAAAGAAGGATTGCTTTTCATCTGATTTTGGAAAAAGAGCCTTTTTCTCACatgatcaattgaaaaattagttgACATCTGGTAATTTCTGCTATTCTCTTGGGGAAGAATGTGTTTGTATACCATGGAGACGTAGTATAAGATTTTTTGGCGTAGCATTAACTCATTCCTCAACCAGGGGTTCTTGGAATTCATTTGGAGCAAACCCCAATCCTTTACAAAGTCCCAGTATAGTTGGTACACAGTCGCGGAACTCGAAATGGTCACAAAAAGACACAACCATCCAATGCTTCGTTCTTTCTCGTATGCAACTTTAGCCCCGGCTGCAAACATAGCCGACACGTATTTCCCTAGATTCACAAGATGGCTCATCTCTCCTTCATCGAACCATCGGCGAGCACACTGCAAAACAAATGGTTTTGGTATTTGATCAAATAGATCTCTCTTGACCCTTTCAGATATGAGATAGATCTCTCTTGACCCTTCCAGATATGAGAATCACAACACTAATATGTTATTTATATGGACCATGGAGGCACAGTGATCAAACAGACCTGCATTGCTCTCCAATAGTAGGGCAGGAAGGACACCGCGTATGCCAGGTCCTGGTAGTGCTTAGTCCTCATGCAGTAGGTGTAGTCTTGAGTCTTGAAGCTGCCGGTTATGTAGTAACATGCTACATATTCAAGGTTTCGAAGCATCGGAACCTGTCATGAATTCACAAATTAGGTGTCAGAACAAACTCCTATTCAGGGAATCAGATTCTTGATGATGGGTCGAGTCCTAAAGCCTTACCTGACTACACATTTGGTCAGCCATGAAAAAGTCCAGCATGACAACCTGCATTAAGCCATAAGAAGGAACAACTAAGATTGACATGTTTTTCCCCTACAAATTTGGGTTCAAAACCTTAGATTGCACCATCAGAAGTAGAAGAATTTAGTACCTTGTAAAGAGGAGACAGAATTATGTTTCTCATCACACCAAGGAAACGGTAACGGCTCGACTTATAGAGAATGTTAAATGGGCACACGAGGACAACTAGGAATGTCTGCGTTGCCAAGTAAGAGCAATATGCTGATCAGTTTGAAGAATTTGAATCCAGTCGATTTATTATCTTCGTTCTTGCTATTGTGAAAGTAAGAGATTTACCAGTAAAAGCAGTCCTGGGATCGCCTGAACTTGAGCAGAGGAATACCCTTTCTGTTGTAGTGACAGATGAGCGAACATAACGCCTAGAATGACAGCCATTGACGATGCACAGATCAAGAAAACATCTCTGTACTTAAGCTCCTTGGTAGGGGCCAGCTCGAAGATGAAGCTATAATTTATCCTCACTTTTTTCCATGCAAAAATGTTGCATCCGTATAGGAAGAAGTGCAGAAACAAAAGGCTGAACATGCTGCAAAGTGCAAACCACTAATAAGTTCAATATCCTTAGTTGAATCGGGGATACCACGAAGTTCCAGAGCTCTCATAAATTCGATTATGCACTTGCCTGAAAACAGGATAGACAGTTTCCATGTAGACCGTGTCGCCTTTCCGTCTGTTGTACATCCCGGTCATATGAGCCATGATTATGTATCCAGCCAAAAGCGCAATGAAACAGCCAGTAAATATCCCTGATCAGGACAGAGAAACGCTTGAGTTAGTTTCTGTAGCCAGTTAATTACAATTCCGTCGAAGCTTAAAATTCAAGCATATGCTAAACTTGTCGTTTTGAGTCACTAATAGACAGAACCTATTCAATtgattaacttaatttttttcaccAAGTTTCATTGCCTCCCATCATCTAGAGATTTAATTCTAAATGATTTCGTCATCTAATGGTTTGATACTATTACTGCGTTGTCGCATGGGGCCTCTTCACTTTCACAGTCACTTTCTATCACaccaggaaaaaggaaagactgAACCACTCATCGCCACTGCTAGTAGCCCGATGGGGCCCTGTTTCCTGCTTTTCCTTCGAAGAGATTACTAAAGAAATCTCCATTAACTACCagaaaaagatcatttttataCATTATCAAGTTTGAAGCTAGCAAGAGAAAGATCAGGAAAGTTACCTATGAAAAAGGTCTTGCCATGGGAGTCTTTGCGCTGACGAGGCTTCAGGTACTTCATGGCCTTCGTACGGTCCTCCTCGGCAAAGTGCTTGATAAACAGCTCCTCGACTTCGTCACCCAAATTCATCACCTGTCATTTGTCACATTCTTCAGCAAactgcttttcttcttttttcaatgttTAGACAAGAATATCCGAGCACAAACACTAGAATCCAAAGGAGGACATTTGCTATGCACACACGACACACGTGAAATCCAGGAACGATGGGCCACTTTGTCCTGTCGGCAATGTACAAATGTAGTGTTGTGGCCATCATCTGAAGCGGTCTCAAATGTATGATTTTCATGGGGTCTGTTCTGTTTCGGAAATTGCAGATGATAAATAATTTGCTAACAGATTTGAAACTTTTACCTTGTTTGAGCTGTTAAAGTAGGAGCTCTCCACCACTCTCAGGTAAATCGGAAGGACTTGCTTTCCGGTCATCTGAATCAATCAAGAAACCAATacccattttacttttcttgtatttttttgacATAAAGATATCGGGAGATATGTTTATACAGTAGAGAAAGACTCAAAAGTTTGGTCCACTGTCACTTACTTTGTCGAACTTCTTTAAGATCTTTACGAAAGCCAGCATGTTCAAGTTCCTGATGGTAAACGGTCATCTTGGTTAACACGAAAGATACTCATCTGAATCAGATGATTCGATAAACTTTTCTGAACTTTTTCGTATGAATCAAAATTTCAGATACCTGTAAGTTTCAAGGTAGCCCAAACCCTTGTAAAGCTCAACAAAAGCTCCTTTAATCATCTTTTCTGCTCTGCGTAACTTTGTTTTGTTGATATTCGGCTTGCCACCATCTGAATTGCACTTTCTAGAGGATTGATTGATCAAGTCTTCCCAAACTAGGTAGGTGATCGCAGAAAACGTACGGGTCGGCGTGGTTAGAGGGATGTTGATCTTCAAGTTCTTTCCTTGGCAGTTGAAAGAGCGAGTCGAGAGTGACCGCAGTCTGCTGTCCTCTCTTTTGATTCTCTTCGAATTCCCAATCTCCTCTGCTTTTGGAAACTCTGAGAATGGCATTTCATTTGTCTCTGGGTCATCTATGTTAGCttcctgctgctgctgctcttgTTCTGCTCTGTCCTTAACTGACTCCTCCTCTGCAGCAAGATAAAAGCGAGAACTTGAGTGATCATTTCCTTGTAGTTTGCTTTATAATTGTCTTTCCGTAAAAGATGTCAAAATTAAGGGCCACGATCCTGATGTTTTCTCCTTCGAAATTTACTAAATCCTGTGGTTTTCAccctttcacatttttttaatcaaactCATAGAGAACGTATCCTATAGAATTTACCTGATCATCTACAATTACTCCCTACAACATACTTAGTGATCATATTTACTGAAGCGCCTTAGTACAAGCATGTCATACAAGTGTATTAGGAAAATGGCATTGATCTATCCCAGATGTTAATGAAGTTGGTTTCTTTAACGAGGAAACACAGAGCATGCGACTAGTCACAATGGCCTAGAGCAACGGTTTCCAAGAAGAACCAGTACAGTTTCAAGGTTATATAATTACTTCAAAAAAAAGCAGAAGGCTAAAGATTAGATACCACAGGAAATGTGGGATGAAATGGAAACATCCTCCTTGAAATCCTGGCTCGAAGCCCCCTCGCCTTGCTGTTGCTTGAGTGCCGCCTTGAGCTCGACCAGTACATCCATTTGCTTCTTCAGTG
The genomic region above belongs to Rhodamnia argentea isolate NSW1041297 chromosome 6, ASM2092103v1, whole genome shotgun sequence and contains:
- the LOC115728192 gene encoding phosphate transporter PHO1 homolog 1; this translates as MVKFSKQFEAELVPEWKDAFVDYWQLKKDLKKIHLLNSDTSKTDKHHHSSSSRNIFLSSLRKFSALGHRHRENGVIEVHRKLASSASLGDVYETELHEQLADSEAAKEFFACLDCQLNKVNRFYRTKEEEFLNRGETLKKQMDVLVELKAALKQQQGEGASSQDFKEDVSISSHISCEEESVKDRAEQEQQQQEANIDDPETNEMPFSEFPKAEEIGNSKRIKREDSRLRSLSTRSFNCQGKNLKINIPLTTPTRTFSAITYLVWEDLINQSSRKCNSDGGKPNINKTKLRRAEKMIKGAFVELYKGLGYLETYRNLNMLAFVKILKKFDKMTGKQVLPIYLRVVESSYFNSSNKVMNLGDEVEELFIKHFAEEDRTKAMKYLKPRQRKDSHGKTFFIGIFTGCFIALLAGYIIMAHMTGMYNRRKGDTVYMETVYPVFSMFSLLFLHFFLYGCNIFAWKKVRINYSFIFELAPTKELKYRDVFLICASSMAVILGVMFAHLSLQQKGYSSAQVQAIPGLLLLTFLVVLVCPFNILYKSSRYRFLGVMRNIILSPLYKVVMLDFFMADQMCSQVPMLRNLEYVACYYITGSFKTQDYTYCMRTKHYQDLAYAVSFLPYYWRAMQCARRWFDEGEMSHLVNLGKYVSAMFAAGAKVAYEKERSIGWLCLFVTISSSATVYQLYWDFVKDWGLLQMNSKNPWLRNELMLRQKILYYVSMGLNLILRLAWLQTVLHYSFEHVDYRVTGLFLAALEVTRRGLWNFYRLENEHLNNAGKFRAVKIVPLPFHEVDEED